A window from Pseudomonas sp. MRSN 12121 encodes these proteins:
- a CDS encoding phage-associated protein, BcepMu gp16 family, translating into MEKRQIQARLIERGSNFRQFALSHGYEVRTVTQVVQRWAGHNKLPRGRLTFQILRDLSRVIGKEVLPGILSERTEQISAPAV; encoded by the coding sequence ATGGAAAAGCGCCAGATCCAAGCACGGCTAATTGAGCGTGGCAGCAATTTCCGCCAGTTTGCCCTCAGTCATGGCTACGAGGTGCGCACAGTGACGCAGGTGGTTCAGCGCTGGGCGGGGCACAACAAGCTGCCACGCGGACGGTTGACGTTCCAAATCCTGCGAGACCTGTCCCGGGTGATCGGCAAAGAAGTGTTGCCAGGAATACTTTCGGAACGCACTGAGCAAATCTCAGCACCGGCTGTATGA
- a CDS encoding helix-turn-helix domain-containing protein: protein MQKKSLDAVLERLMTVFAVESDSELARKLDVNRQTLGSWRSRRSIPYALCVSVSEAEGVSLDWLLTGEGSMLRGMSAGKAESPATSPQEEAILALFRSLEENDRREIQSAAEEKKRIRDIEQRLKDLTEALAASKRPA, encoded by the coding sequence ATGCAGAAAAAGTCTCTGGACGCCGTGCTTGAACGCTTGATGACGGTCTTTGCCGTTGAAAGTGATAGCGAACTCGCCCGCAAGCTGGACGTAAATCGGCAGACGCTGGGAAGCTGGCGCAGCCGGCGATCCATTCCTTATGCGTTATGCGTAAGCGTAAGCGAGGCTGAAGGCGTATCTCTTGATTGGTTGCTAACGGGAGAGGGGTCAATGTTGCGAGGTATGTCAGCTGGGAAAGCTGAATCACCAGCTACTAGCCCGCAGGAAGAGGCAATCCTGGCTCTATTCCGGTCGTTAGAAGAGAACGACAGGCGGGAGATACAGAGCGCTGCTGAAGAAAAGAAACGCATAAGGGACATCGAGCAGCGCCTAAAGGATTTAACGGAAGCCCTTGCGGCCAGCAAACGGCCAGCATAG
- a CDS encoding phage late control D family protein, protein MIEAALSNVTGYLVDTAERFVRDAAYPVPAFRLTVDGNDIAMKVSPRLMNLDLTDNRGVEADQLTITLSDHDGMLSIPPKGAILRLWLGWSDTGLVDKGTYTVDETEHSGAPDVLSIRARSADLRKGLKTKRERSWSNTTLGKVMGDIAMGNNLTSTVAGALGALPILQLDQANESDANLITRLGEEFDAVASVKAGCLLCIPAGGGKTASGLPLPHITLTRADGDQHRYLQADRDSYDGVRAYFYDVHSAKKQEAIAGGGENLKDLRHTYSDQQSALRAARAEFRRLQRGSATLSYTLAMGRPDLIPELTYTLQGVKAEIDEIIWYGGNVQHNLSPDGGYTVSLELESKLPEDNVEDLAEESKGDYTGIIAYYRDQKTGKEKTVTAGDQAEPRRLKWLYASEKTAKRAVDREWQRLKSIYH, encoded by the coding sequence GTGATAGAGGCCGCGCTGTCCAACGTCACCGGTTACCTCGTGGATACGGCGGAACGCTTCGTTCGGGATGCCGCCTATCCTGTTCCGGCCTTCCGTCTCACGGTGGACGGCAACGATATCGCCATGAAGGTGAGCCCGCGGCTGATGAACCTGGATCTAACCGACAACCGTGGCGTCGAGGCAGACCAGCTCACGATCACATTGAGCGACCATGACGGCATGCTGTCGATACCGCCAAAGGGCGCAATACTTCGCTTGTGGTTGGGCTGGAGCGACACCGGCCTGGTGGACAAGGGCACCTACACCGTCGACGAGACAGAGCACAGCGGCGCGCCAGATGTACTCAGCATCCGCGCTCGATCAGCAGACCTGCGCAAAGGGCTGAAGACCAAGCGCGAGCGCAGCTGGAGCAACACCACACTGGGTAAAGTCATGGGCGATATCGCCATGGGAAACAACCTCACCTCGACCGTGGCCGGCGCGCTCGGTGCGTTGCCGATCCTGCAGCTCGACCAGGCCAACGAATCGGACGCCAACCTGATCACGCGCCTGGGCGAAGAATTCGATGCGGTGGCCAGCGTGAAGGCAGGGTGTTTGCTGTGCATCCCTGCAGGCGGCGGCAAGACCGCCAGTGGGCTTCCCCTGCCCCACATTACCCTCACACGCGCCGACGGCGATCAACACCGCTACCTGCAGGCGGATCGCGACAGCTACGACGGCGTGCGCGCGTATTTCTACGACGTGCACAGCGCCAAGAAACAGGAAGCGATTGCCGGCGGCGGCGAGAACCTCAAAGACCTGCGTCATACCTACAGCGACCAGCAGTCAGCGCTGAGGGCTGCAAGGGCCGAGTTTCGACGCCTGCAACGCGGCAGTGCCACGCTCAGCTACACGCTCGCGATGGGCCGGCCGGATCTAATCCCAGAACTGACCTACACGCTCCAGGGCGTTAAAGCGGAAATCGACGAGATCATCTGGTACGGCGGCAACGTGCAGCATAACCTGAGCCCGGACGGCGGCTATACCGTCAGCCTAGAGCTGGAGAGCAAATTGCCGGAGGACAACGTTGAAGATCTGGCGGAAGAGAGCAAGGGCGATTACACGGGGATCATCGCGTATTACCGCGACCAGAAAACCGGTAAAGAAAAGACTGTTACTGCGGGGGATCAGGCAGAGCCGAGACGGCTGAAGTGGCTTTATGCCAGTGAGAAAACAGCGAAACGAGCTGTTGACCGAGAATGGCAAAGACTAAAAAGCATTTATCATTAA
- a CDS encoding phage tail protein, which produces MMLSLGMFVFSLSTLAYQKLQRQTNWRHASNSRVGAPPALQFVGRGDDTITLPGIILPELAGSVLSLDALRLMANTGKAWPMVEGTGRIYGLWVIESLSETKTVFFRDGTPRRIEFTLTLKRTDDDRIDLLGAATSTGLNILRGLL; this is translated from the coding sequence ATGATGCTCAGCCTCGGCATGTTCGTGTTCAGCCTATCGACCCTCGCTTACCAAAAGCTGCAGCGCCAAACCAATTGGCGCCATGCCAGCAACAGCCGCGTCGGTGCACCACCCGCGCTGCAATTTGTCGGCCGTGGCGACGATACTATTACCCTCCCCGGCATCATCCTGCCCGAGCTGGCCGGCAGCGTGCTCAGCCTGGATGCATTGCGGCTTATGGCGAACACCGGCAAGGCCTGGCCGATGGTCGAGGGCACCGGTCGGATATACGGGCTGTGGGTGATCGAGAGCCTGAGCGAGACCAAAACTGTGTTCTTTAGAGACGGCACGCCACGGCGCATTGAGTTCACCCTTACGCTCAAGCGTACCGATGACGACCGTATCGACCTGCTCGGCGCGGCTACCAGCACCGGGCTCAATATTCTCCGGGGGCTGCTGTGA
- a CDS encoding phage tail tape measure protein gives MGNDLRLQVLLSAIDKATGPLNKITGGSKETARALKAARDRLKELNTQQRDVSAWRELQAATRATSEALAANNTKVGELARETAKVRQQLAPTQALFDKSRQKVDALKTSQTDLKRELTGTRNALGLMSDEHRQSASQIAALNAVMQKGNALTRAQHDEYTRLTAAQRERKTQLDQLAAKEKTLAERFTLNNAQLRTSRAGHASLRDEIRRLETPFKDQLALLKQHTAESKRLGEQYGQQQVKLGNLGMQLKNAGISTNALGAHELKLKRDIDTATQAMKLQMDHLDALKRKQDNLAKARATYDKTQSLAGSVAVSGAAGLGVGYAASRPVVSAIKAFAPNEDSATQLKVSMMDDTGKVSVDFQKITDLATKLGDRLPGTTADFQNMMTMLRRQGISAQSILGGTGEAAAYLGVQMKMEATQAAEFAAKMQDATRTTEKDMMGLMDTIQRGFYAGMDPSNMIQGFSKISPVMDVIKKSGIDAAKELAPLLIMMDQASMDGSSAGNAFRKIFQAGLNQDKVDKANSIAAGANKGVSLKFTDDKGNFAGLENLYAQVEKLKVLNDTDRTAVISKLFGDDAETMTTLNTMMNKGLAGYQEIQEKLRVQADLRTRVNEQLGTLTNVMEAAEGSFTNAMAEFGAAVAPDLKDLINTAGEIANRVGTWARENPKLAAGLVKVVAAVAAAALVFGTLALTMASMLGPFAVLRYGMALFGIRLGSIKAQLIGTRIAAAGAGTEVGRMGRIWKTVTASRAAGGMMSVIPTLVSSARIAAVSVLPMLGGAISAVGAAILATPVGWLIAAVAGLVAIAALIYKYWKPIKGFFLGFWQGLTDALQPVLAGFGKFGGLLISLAKAAYSIPVIGFALRLLGSIVRPLFSMISSGISGLIGWFTDLLKPVEDVGGAAQSMGQRFGAAIGNMIMTLLQSISSIATGAVNVWTTIKASFDQGLAGILQLITNFSPLGLFYQAFAGVMNYFGVELPGKFTEFGGMIVNGLVNGLTAGLGAVKGAISSIGDSSIGWFKEKLGIHSPSRVFAELGGFTMEGLTKGLEGGQKGPLNALSSMSKQLTAAGTLALSATAMPALAVDDRPPISSAGTSTVYDSHDTYQITIAAAPGMDMQTMEKSLRAMLNKIENEKRARQRSKLSDRD, from the coding sequence ATGGGGAATGATCTGAGACTTCAGGTGCTGCTCAGCGCCATTGATAAGGCCACAGGTCCCCTGAACAAAATCACGGGCGGCAGCAAGGAAACAGCCCGCGCCCTCAAAGCCGCTCGTGACCGCCTGAAAGAACTCAACACCCAGCAACGCGACGTCAGCGCCTGGCGTGAACTGCAGGCCGCAACTCGCGCAACATCCGAGGCGCTCGCCGCCAACAACACCAAGGTAGGCGAACTCGCCCGCGAGACGGCCAAAGTCCGGCAGCAGCTCGCACCGACCCAGGCGCTGTTCGACAAGTCCCGGCAGAAGGTTGACGCGCTCAAAACCAGTCAGACCGACCTCAAGCGCGAACTCACCGGGACGCGCAATGCCCTGGGGTTGATGAGCGACGAACACCGCCAATCCGCCAGCCAGATCGCCGCGCTCAATGCCGTGATGCAGAAGGGCAATGCCCTGACCCGAGCGCAGCATGACGAATACACGCGCCTCACAGCCGCCCAGCGGGAGCGCAAAACCCAGCTGGACCAGCTCGCAGCCAAGGAAAAGACCCTGGCTGAACGGTTCACCCTGAACAACGCGCAGTTGCGCACCAGTCGTGCGGGCCATGCCAGTCTGCGCGATGAGATCCGCCGCCTGGAAACTCCGTTCAAGGACCAGCTCGCGCTGCTGAAACAGCACACCGCCGAGTCGAAACGCTTGGGCGAGCAGTACGGCCAGCAGCAAGTAAAACTCGGCAACCTCGGCATGCAGCTCAAAAACGCCGGCATCAGCACCAATGCCCTGGGTGCACACGAGCTGAAGCTCAAGCGCGATATCGACACCGCCACCCAAGCCATGAAATTGCAGATGGACCACCTGGATGCGTTGAAGCGCAAGCAGGACAACCTTGCGAAAGCGCGTGCCACCTACGATAAAACCCAGAGTTTGGCCGGTAGTGTTGCTGTGTCTGGTGCTGCCGGTCTTGGCGTGGGGTACGCCGCCAGCCGGCCCGTGGTGTCGGCAATCAAAGCCTTTGCACCGAATGAGGACTCTGCCACGCAGCTCAAGGTGTCGATGATGGACGACACCGGCAAGGTTTCCGTCGACTTCCAGAAGATCACGGACCTGGCCACCAAGCTCGGCGACCGGCTGCCAGGTACCACGGCCGACTTCCAGAACATGATGACGATGCTTCGACGGCAGGGCATCAGTGCCCAAAGCATCCTGGGCGGCACCGGGGAGGCAGCAGCATATCTCGGCGTGCAAATGAAGATGGAAGCCACTCAGGCGGCTGAGTTTGCAGCCAAAATGCAGGACGCCACGCGGACCACTGAAAAAGACATGATGGGGCTCATGGACACCATCCAGCGCGGCTTCTATGCAGGTATGGATCCAAGCAACATGATTCAGGGCTTCAGCAAAATCTCACCTGTCATGGATGTCATCAAGAAGTCGGGCATTGATGCAGCTAAAGAACTCGCACCACTGCTCATCATGATGGACCAGGCCAGCATGGACGGCAGCTCAGCGGGTAACGCTTTTCGTAAAATTTTCCAGGCAGGGTTGAATCAAGACAAAGTCGATAAAGCCAACAGCATCGCAGCAGGCGCGAACAAGGGCGTCTCTCTCAAATTCACGGATGACAAAGGCAACTTTGCTGGCCTGGAGAACCTGTACGCGCAAGTCGAAAAGCTGAAGGTTCTGAACGATACCGACCGTACAGCCGTCATCAGTAAGCTCTTTGGCGACGACGCTGAAACAATGACCACCTTGAACACCATGATGAACAAGGGGCTGGCCGGCTATCAGGAAATTCAAGAAAAGCTGAGAGTCCAGGCGGATCTGCGCACCCGCGTTAACGAACAGCTCGGCACCCTCACCAACGTCATGGAAGCCGCTGAGGGTAGCTTCACCAACGCCATGGCTGAATTCGGTGCAGCAGTTGCCCCCGACTTGAAAGACCTGATCAATACAGCCGGTGAAATCGCAAACAGGGTAGGCACCTGGGCACGGGAAAATCCGAAGCTGGCCGCGGGCTTGGTCAAAGTTGTCGCCGCCGTAGCAGCGGCGGCTCTGGTGTTCGGTACGTTGGCGTTGACCATGGCAAGCATGCTCGGCCCCTTCGCAGTGCTGCGGTACGGAATGGCGCTGTTTGGCATTCGCTTGGGCAGCATCAAAGCTCAGTTGATCGGCACCCGTATTGCTGCCGCCGGCGCCGGTACCGAGGTCGGCCGGATGGGCCGAATCTGGAAGACGGTCACAGCCAGTCGTGCCGCTGGCGGCATGATGAGCGTTATCCCGACGCTAGTCAGCTCCGCGCGGATTGCTGCGGTCAGCGTATTGCCAATGCTCGGCGGCGCAATTAGCGCGGTAGGCGCAGCCATACTTGCTACACCGGTCGGGTGGCTGATCGCCGCTGTCGCTGGCCTGGTCGCCATTGCAGCGCTGATTTACAAATACTGGAAGCCGATTAAAGGGTTCTTCCTCGGCTTCTGGCAGGGGCTCACTGACGCCCTGCAGCCGGTCCTTGCCGGGTTTGGCAAGTTCGGCGGGCTGCTGATCAGCCTGGCGAAAGCCGCCTACTCCATTCCGGTTATCGGTTTCGCGTTGCGCCTGCTTGGCAGCATTGTCCGCCCGTTGTTCAGCATGATCTCCTCCGGCATCAGTGGATTGATCGGTTGGTTCACCGACCTGCTGAAACCGGTGGAAGACGTCGGCGGTGCAGCGCAGTCGATGGGCCAGCGATTTGGCGCGGCCATCGGCAACATGATCATGACCCTGCTGCAGAGCATCAGCTCTATCGCAACCGGCGCAGTCAACGTGTGGACCACCATCAAAGCCAGCTTCGACCAGGGCCTGGCCGGCATCCTGCAATTGATCACCAACTTTAGTCCGCTCGGCTTGTTCTACCAGGCGTTCGCCGGAGTGATGAATTACTTCGGCGTAGAGCTGCCTGGGAAATTCACCGAGTTCGGCGGCATGATCGTTAACGGCCTGGTCAACGGTTTGACCGCAGGGCTCGGCGCCGTGAAGGGTGCTATCAGCTCCATCGGTGACTCCAGCATCGGTTGGTTCAAGGAAAAACTAGGCATCCACAGCCCGTCCCGCGTGTTTGCGGAACTGGGCGGCTTTACCATGGAAGGGCTGACAAAGGGCCTGGAGGGCGGGCAGAAAGGGCCGCTCAACGCCTTGTCGAGCATGAGCAAACAATTGACCGCCGCCGGCACTCTGGCGCTAAGCGCAACAGCCATGCCGGCGTTGGCTGTCGATGATCGCCCACCGATCAGCAGCGCGGGCACATCGACGGTTTACGACAGTCACGACACCTACCAAATCACTATCGCTGCTGCGCCTGGCATGGACATGCAAACCATGGAGAAAAGCTTGCGCGCCATGCTCAACAAGATTGAAAACGAGAAACGCGCCCGTCAGCGCAGCAAGTTATCGGACCGGGATTAA
- a CDS encoding GpE family phage tail protein, whose protein sequence is MADLAVVFHWAPADMDRLGLQDLMDWRERARVRSSNDGE, encoded by the coding sequence ATGGCCGATCTGGCTGTGGTTTTTCACTGGGCACCGGCTGATATGGATCGGTTGGGCCTGCAAGACCTGATGGACTGGCGCGAGCGCGCCAGGGTGCGGAGTTCCAACGATGGGGAATGA
- a CDS encoding phage tail assembly protein, with protein MKNETTEQPDVQQLADNNTVNLDTPIRRGTTSVDSITLRKPNSGELRGVSLVELLQMDVGSLIKVLPRISSPSITAVEVAGMDPADLLALSSKISGFLLQKSAMTDASLVA; from the coding sequence ATGAAGAACGAAACCACCGAACAGCCCGACGTGCAGCAGCTGGCTGACAACAACACCGTCAACCTCGACACGCCAATCCGTCGCGGCACCACCAGCGTTGACAGCATCACCCTGCGCAAGCCGAACTCCGGCGAGTTGCGCGGCGTGAGTCTGGTGGAGCTGCTGCAAATGGACGTCGGCAGTCTCATCAAGGTTCTGCCCCGCATCAGCTCGCCGAGCATCACCGCCGTGGAAGTCGCCGGCATGGACCCGGCCGACCTGCTGGCCCTGAGCAGCAAGATCTCTGGTTTTTTGTTGCAGAAGTCGGCGATGACGGATGCATCCCTCGTCGCGTAG
- a CDS encoding phage major tail tube protein: protein MAMPRKLKNLNLFNDGNSYLGLVKSLTLPSLGRKMEAYRGGGMNGPVKADLGMSDDGIQFEWKTGGLDLISLRQFGAVSANSVALRFSGPYQQDDTNEVSNVEVVVRGRHETIEMGDAQPGEDTEHSMTTTCSYYKLTVDGEEIIEIDLLNFVEKVNGVDMLEKHRTAMGI, encoded by the coding sequence ATGGCAATGCCTCGCAAGCTCAAAAACCTCAACCTGTTCAATGACGGCAACAGCTACCTCGGCTTGGTGAAGTCCCTCACCCTGCCCTCCCTCGGTCGAAAGATGGAAGCCTATCGCGGCGGCGGCATGAATGGCCCGGTCAAAGCTGACCTGGGCATGTCCGACGACGGCATCCAGTTCGAATGGAAGACAGGCGGCCTCGATCTGATCTCTCTGCGCCAGTTCGGCGCCGTCAGTGCTAACAGCGTAGCCCTGCGCTTCTCTGGCCCTTACCAGCAAGACGACACCAACGAAGTCAGCAACGTGGAAGTGGTCGTCCGTGGCCGACACGAAACCATCGAGATGGGTGACGCCCAGCCCGGTGAGGACACCGAGCACTCCATGACCACCACCTGCAGCTACTACAAGCTGACCGTGGACGGCGAAGAAATCATCGAAATCGACCTGCTCAACTTCGTCGAGAAGGTCAACGGCGTGGACATGCTGGAGAAACACCGCACTGCCATGGGCATCTGA
- a CDS encoding phage tail sheath protein, which produces MADYLHGVRVIELNDGTRPIRTIPTAVIGMVCTAEDADPLVFPLDTPVLLTNVQTAVGKAGVKGTLAASLQGIADQTKPYVIVVRVKEGADEAATTSALIGGTTPTGQYTGMKALLAAKSRVGMAPRILGVPGLDSLPVATALGAIAKDLRAFAYVSAWGCKTKEEVVAYRENFGAREMMVIWPDFQNWDTVTNKTTTASAVARALGLRAKIDQETGWHKTLSNVAVSGVTGISADVFWDLQNPATDANYLNSNDVTTLINSNGFRFWGSRTCSDDPLFAFENYTRTAQILADTMGEAHMWAVDRPMHASLVRDLVEGVSAKMREMKSQGYLIGGSCWYPDDINTKDTLKAGKLWVDYDYTPVPPLEDLTFRQRITDRYLIDFAKGINS; this is translated from the coding sequence ATGGCCGATTATCTCCACGGCGTGCGGGTCATCGAACTCAACGACGGCACCCGCCCCATTCGCACTATTCCCACCGCAGTTATCGGCATGGTTTGCACGGCTGAAGATGCGGACCCACTCGTTTTCCCTCTGGACACGCCCGTCCTGCTCACCAACGTGCAAACCGCCGTCGGCAAGGCCGGCGTAAAGGGCACCCTGGCAGCAAGCCTGCAAGGCATCGCCGACCAGACCAAGCCCTACGTCATCGTGGTACGGGTCAAGGAAGGCGCCGACGAAGCGGCCACCACCAGCGCCCTGATCGGCGGCACCACACCGACCGGCCAGTACACCGGCATGAAAGCCCTGCTCGCCGCCAAGTCCCGCGTGGGCATGGCACCGCGCATTCTCGGCGTGCCTGGCCTGGACAGTTTGCCGGTGGCCACCGCCCTCGGTGCCATTGCCAAAGACCTTCGCGCCTTTGCCTACGTCAGCGCCTGGGGCTGCAAAACCAAGGAAGAGGTAGTCGCCTACCGCGAGAACTTCGGCGCCCGCGAGATGATGGTGATCTGGCCGGACTTCCAGAACTGGGACACCGTCACCAACAAGACCACCACCGCCTCGGCAGTAGCCCGTGCGCTGGGCCTGCGCGCCAAGATCGATCAGGAGACAGGCTGGCACAAGACCCTGTCCAACGTGGCCGTCAGCGGCGTCACCGGTATCAGCGCCGACGTGTTCTGGGATCTGCAAAACCCGGCCACCGATGCCAACTACCTCAACAGTAACGACGTCACCACCCTGATCAACTCCAACGGCTTCCGCTTCTGGGGTAGCCGCACCTGCAGCGACGACCCGTTGTTCGCCTTCGAAAACTACACCCGCACCGCGCAGATCCTCGCGGACACCATGGGCGAAGCGCACATGTGGGCAGTTGACCGCCCTATGCACGCCTCCCTGGTACGCGACCTGGTCGAAGGCGTAAGCGCCAAGATGCGCGAGATGAAGTCACAGGGCTACCTGATCGGCGGCAGCTGCTGGTACCCGGACGACATCAACACCAAAGACACCCTCAAGGCCGGCAAGCTCTGGGTGGATTACGACTACACCCCCGTGCCACCGCTTGAAGACCTCACCTTCCGCCAGCGAATCACCGACCGTTACCTGATCGACTTCGCCAAGGGCATCAACAGCTAA
- a CDS encoding phage tail assembly chaperone, which yields MFASKSTRGFYDAEIHGVSLIPDDAIEISAEYHAELLAGESEGKIITWRDDGLPVLVDPPPPSDEVLAAVERAWRDQRLSETDGVVARHRDEQEEGSEATLAARQYSELQAYRRALRNWPESGEFPLIDHRPAAPPWLAEQTQ from the coding sequence ATGTTTGCATCAAAATCTACTCGCGGCTTTTACGATGCCGAGATCCACGGGGTCAGCCTGATTCCTGACGATGCGATAGAGATCTCTGCTGAGTATCACGCAGAGCTGCTCGCGGGGGAGTCGGAAGGCAAGATTATTACCTGGCGTGATGACGGTCTCCCAGTGCTGGTTGACCCACCGCCGCCCAGTGATGAGGTATTGGCTGCTGTTGAACGCGCTTGGCGGGATCAGCGCCTATCTGAAACGGATGGTGTCGTGGCACGCCATCGCGACGAACAGGAAGAAGGCTCAGAAGCCACATTGGCTGCCAGGCAGTACAGCGAACTTCAGGCGTACCGCCGCGCGCTCCGCAACTGGCCCGAATCCGGGGAGTTTCCCCTCATTGATCACAGGCCGGCAGCACCACCGTGGCTGGCTGAGCAAACTCAATAG
- a CDS encoding phage tail protein gives MTDQNSQFFAILTAVGKAKQANADALGIPWTFSQMGVGDANDTLPVPSEHQIQLIRERRRAPLNQVKVDPNNANIIIAEQVIPEDVGGWWIREIGLYDAAGDLVAVANCAPSFKPLMSQGSARTQVIRMNLIVSNTANIELKIDPSVVLATRVYVDGKVLEEINKLDSKQSVRAATTANIALAGLQAVDGVALVAGDRVLVKNQAGAKDNGLYIVSAGAWARTADADSNAEVTSAMLVSVEQGATLADTRWQLITDGAIVLGTTLLTFQNVTQGFAPINSPALVDPSANTPPLFDSSKSLATTEFVARSAGSFGGSISIAASRVLTVSDIGKRLELATGVTVTLPATESVPNGAAVLISAGPQSTTSRVTVAAGDQLAMSNLAVTVPYTLSPGGDFIAIRESGVWRCHFGSETLRTASIFAASLGGNGYQKLPSGLILQWGYRTTSALSTNYTADAVTFPIVFPTAILSRGGSFGSGAAASWLSFTLEATDTPRSSMTIRAGSGSPFAGQPFSWFALGC, from the coding sequence ATGACAGACCAAAACAGCCAGTTCTTCGCCATTCTCACCGCTGTAGGCAAGGCCAAGCAGGCCAATGCTGACGCCTTGGGCATTCCCTGGACCTTTTCGCAAATGGGTGTTGGCGATGCTAACGACACCTTACCGGTCCCAAGCGAGCACCAGATACAGTTGATCCGTGAGCGCAGGCGCGCCCCGCTGAATCAAGTGAAGGTTGACCCAAACAACGCCAACATCATCATCGCCGAGCAGGTTATTCCTGAAGATGTAGGCGGCTGGTGGATACGTGAAATAGGACTTTATGACGCTGCCGGCGACTTGGTCGCTGTGGCGAATTGCGCCCCCAGTTTCAAGCCTCTGATGAGTCAGGGTTCTGCCCGAACGCAAGTCATCAGGATGAACCTGATTGTCAGCAACACGGCAAACATTGAGCTGAAAATCGACCCCAGTGTCGTCTTGGCGACCCGGGTCTATGTTGACGGCAAGGTGCTTGAAGAAATCAACAAGCTCGACAGCAAGCAATCTGTACGCGCCGCGACCACAGCGAACATTGCGCTCGCCGGCCTGCAGGCTGTCGATGGCGTCGCCCTGGTAGCGGGTGATCGTGTACTCGTGAAAAACCAGGCGGGCGCAAAGGACAACGGTTTGTATATTGTCTCCGCTGGTGCTTGGGCGCGCACCGCGGATGCGGACTCGAACGCAGAGGTCACGTCGGCGATGCTGGTCTCTGTTGAGCAGGGCGCCACATTGGCGGACACACGCTGGCAGTTGATCACCGACGGGGCCATTGTTCTGGGCACCACCCTACTGACTTTCCAGAACGTGACGCAAGGGTTTGCACCGATCAACTCGCCAGCGCTCGTTGATCCCTCAGCCAACACACCACCACTGTTCGACAGTTCTAAATCGCTCGCGACGACTGAGTTTGTTGCACGTTCGGCAGGTAGCTTTGGCGGATCTATCAGCATTGCAGCCAGTAGGGTGCTGACTGTCAGCGATATCGGTAAGCGCCTGGAGTTAGCGACCGGCGTAACCGTGACACTGCCGGCGACGGAATCCGTTCCCAATGGCGCGGCGGTGTTGATATCTGCGGGGCCACAGTCCACCACTTCCCGCGTAACTGTTGCCGCTGGTGACCAGTTGGCAATGAGCAACTTGGCGGTGACAGTTCCTTACACGCTTTCTCCCGGCGGAGACTTCATCGCTATACGTGAATCCGGCGTATGGCGTTGTCACTTCGGCAGCGAAACGCTACGAACTGCATCAATTTTTGCCGCTTCTTTGGGGGGCAACGGCTATCAGAAACTCCCAAGCGGCCTGATTCTTCAATGGGGCTACAGAACTACCAGCGCGCTATCAACCAATTACACAGCCGACGCCGTAACTTTCCCAATTGTATTTCCCACAGCGATCTTATCCAGGGGCGGGTCATTTGGTTCGGGCGCAGCAGCCAGCTGGCTTTCCTTCACGCTTGAAGCGACAGATACGCCCCGGTCCTCAATGACTATCAGGGCGGGCAGTGGTTCGCCCTTCGCTGGGCAACCGTTCAGTTGGTTCGCCCTCGGCTGCTAA
- a CDS encoding phage tail protein I, producing MGVQQLLPGNATPLERQAAQALAQIERVPIPLRQLCNPNTCPVDLLPYLAWAFSVDRWDSRWTEAAKRAAIRSSHYVHSRKGTIGALRRVVEPLGYLIEVLEWWQTTPEGVPGTFALKVGVLETGITEEMYQELTWLIDDAKPLTRYLTGLAISLETTGPVHIGVCITDGDEIDVYPPMQRDIEVSGYVRLGGREHHIDTMDIYP from the coding sequence ATGGGTGTGCAGCAGCTGCTACCAGGAAACGCTACGCCGCTTGAGCGCCAGGCTGCGCAGGCGCTCGCACAGATCGAGCGCGTGCCCATACCCTTGCGACAGCTCTGCAACCCGAACACCTGCCCCGTCGACCTGTTGCCCTATCTGGCTTGGGCTTTCTCGGTTGATCGCTGGGACAGTAGGTGGACTGAAGCGGCGAAGCGCGCAGCCATTCGCTCATCGCACTACGTCCATTCGCGCAAAGGCACCATCGGCGCTCTGCGCCGCGTAGTGGAGCCGCTCGGTTACTTGATTGAAGTCCTGGAGTGGTGGCAAACCACTCCCGAAGGCGTACCCGGCACTTTCGCCTTGAAGGTCGGCGTGTTGGAAACCGGCATCACCGAAGAGATGTACCAGGAACTGACTTGGCTGATCGACGACGCCAAACCCCTCACCCGCTATCTGACAGGCTTGGCGATCAGTCTGGAAACCACCGGCCCGGTACATATCGGCGTCTGCATCACCGATGGCGACGAAATTGACGTGTACCCCCCAATGCAACGCGACATCGAGGTCAGCGGATACGTTCGCCTGGGCGGTCGTGAACACCACATCGACACCATGGATATCTACCCATGA